Proteins from a genomic interval of Candidatus Hinthialibacter antarcticus:
- a CDS encoding FAD-dependent oxidoreductase, giving the protein MNAAKQRKIVVIGAVAGGAKSAAKARRQDPYAEITIYTDEEYISYAGCGEPYYIADEIKDKKQLLARTPEQFDENMDIQVHTSHRVTKIDPKKKVVVVKALKENKEFEAPYDALVIATGARPFIPPIPGRELPGVYQLRTIPDTLAIREKVDSGTVKRAVVVGGGYIGLEMVESLTARGIQVTVIERLPQLAPPYDEDVAKHINNELLKHGIGVRLNESVEEIIGSPETGVRAVKAGGEIIETDLVLLSVGIRPNVELAKDAGILTGPTGAIQVDKRMETSITDIFAAGDCAETFHQITEKPVWIALGSTANKMGRIVGINITGGNAKFAGVLGTSIFRVFGLNVAGTGLIERDAIKEGYDIEVAVVPGGDRPHYMPDAKRVIIKLIASKSNRRVLGAQVWGDGKVDKTIDTIATAIQFKATVDDLQQLDLAYAPPFAPALGNPIVAANVLMNKLDGSTEGVLPGKVIEQKEAKDDFVFLDVRGPKIMKEVCFEDCENIPMKDLRKRCEELPRDKEIITSCNIGLNAALAYRVLKSNGFEKIKYMDGGITAFPEPKRGPAAE; this is encoded by the coding sequence ATGAATGCAGCAAAACAGAGGAAAATTGTTGTGATCGGGGCTGTCGCTGGTGGAGCCAAAAGCGCCGCCAAAGCGAGACGGCAAGACCCGTATGCTGAAATTACTATTTATACGGATGAAGAATATATTTCGTATGCTGGCTGCGGAGAACCGTATTACATTGCGGATGAAATCAAAGACAAAAAACAACTCCTGGCGCGAACGCCTGAGCAATTTGACGAAAATATGGACATTCAAGTCCACACCAGCCATCGCGTCACCAAAATTGATCCCAAAAAGAAAGTCGTTGTCGTCAAAGCGTTAAAAGAAAATAAAGAATTTGAAGCGCCGTATGACGCGCTCGTCATTGCGACGGGAGCGAGGCCCTTTATCCCGCCAATTCCAGGCCGCGAGCTGCCCGGCGTTTATCAATTGCGAACGATCCCCGACACGCTTGCGATTCGTGAAAAAGTAGATAGCGGAACCGTAAAACGCGCGGTGGTCGTCGGCGGGGGGTATATCGGCCTGGAAATGGTCGAGAGCCTGACTGCGCGCGGCATTCAGGTCACCGTCATTGAACGGTTGCCTCAACTGGCGCCTCCTTACGATGAAGACGTTGCCAAGCATATCAACAATGAATTGCTCAAACACGGCATTGGGGTGCGCCTCAATGAATCCGTTGAGGAAATCATCGGCTCGCCGGAAACAGGCGTCCGCGCGGTAAAGGCAGGCGGCGAGATCATCGAAACCGACCTGGTGCTGCTTTCGGTTGGAATTCGACCAAATGTCGAACTCGCCAAAGACGCGGGGATATTGACAGGCCCCACCGGAGCGATTCAGGTCGATAAGCGCATGGAGACGAGCATCACAGATATCTTTGCGGCAGGCGACTGCGCGGAGACCTTTCATCAAATTACAGAGAAACCAGTTTGGATCGCGCTGGGTTCGACGGCGAATAAAATGGGGCGCATCGTCGGCATCAATATCACCGGAGGCAACGCGAAATTCGCCGGGGTTCTTGGGACTTCAATCTTCCGTGTCTTTGGCCTGAACGTCGCGGGTACGGGATTGATCGAACGCGACGCAATCAAGGAAGGCTATGATATCGAAGTCGCGGTCGTTCCCGGCGGCGACCGGCCCCATTATATGCCTGACGCAAAGCGCGTCATCATTAAACTGATCGCCTCCAAAAGCAATCGGCGCGTTTTAGGCGCCCAAGTGTGGGGCGATGGAAAAGTCGATAAAACCATCGACACCATCGCGACAGCCATTCAGTTCAAAGCGACCGTCGATGACTTACAGCAGTTAGACCTCGCCTATGCGCCGCCGTTCGCGCCTGCGCTTGGCAACCCGATTGTCGCCGCCAATGTATTGATGAACAAACTTGACGGCTCCACCGAAGGCGTCTTACCCGGCAAAGTCATCGAGCAGAAAGAGGCGAAAGACGATTTTGTGTTTCTTGATGTTCGCGGACCGAAAATCATGAAAGAAGTTTGCTTTGAAGATTGCGAAAACATCCCGATGAAAGATTTGCGCAAGCGTTGCGAAGAACTGCCGCGCGACAAAGAGATTATTACGTCGTGCAACATCGGGTTGAACGCCGCGCTGGCGTACCGCGTCTTGAAAAGCAACGGCTTTGAAAAAATCAAATATATGGACGGCGGCATAACGGCGTTTCCTGAACCCAAGCGCGGCCCAGCGGCGGAATAG
- a CDS encoding sugar-binding protein: MKKLNGFMIALLITASAAFAAEDQRVDINNFETDIDVTITGGTIIYSLVDDSEFDDVPRHEGVNALFGEYDTSLGAWTTTTINFPTAVDMTGMRELHFWIYFLEDSTPHQSGNFTMRVMTQDGSELGSPSVATAGEWHHVVLPIDRVSAESFSAFNQLRFVWNPGADNGATGKFYIDDIYGVRPGNTPGVREELVYGFNQADSATGYPQGWTIRAVDAVDLMMGDAIVDPSEGSDYMESIMPGNWKRPVESINSAPDFDQWDKVVDVSVDVRMSADFAGTWHNFQFVLESSSGGYVAYGIRGVTNKDDWRTLAWDVNMSPHLAALNDPNGWIRLSFITQMDASPSGSVYIDNLRFGLATTFVLGERAISSSSFQGGESFDVNLTVTAEGDAQDYEIIENTPAGWTVSDISDGGTFVGGAINWSVNLANGSKTFSYKITAPQSANQSVAFSGTVGGIATRGDDSIFFISPALWDSRVECPFTSNDIVLDGLIGSDEYAGAMSYNFNHDTADGNVAPGVHISGNEYSADEQNVTFYLLHDNDAIYVACDITDSNLAFFENETDAWQNDSIEVFLDGNLSRSTPRDTPFGIQCTVTGDGHLPGGDSAPAAVEGDGFFNSSNGSLWNYGARVRDDGTGYVVEYQLNKEAVMAPSDRDIVGFEILMNDSEVGGGARTGKWGFHSTNEAGTVFEAYNDEAGWALMQLLPNDSPVAEWGLY, translated from the coding sequence ATCTATTCATTGGTTGACGACTCTGAATTTGACGACGTCCCGCGTCATGAGGGCGTAAACGCGCTATTTGGCGAATATGACACCAGTCTAGGCGCTTGGACTACGACGACAATTAATTTCCCCACTGCCGTCGACATGACAGGGATGAGGGAACTTCACTTTTGGATTTATTTTCTGGAAGATTCCACCCCGCATCAATCAGGCAATTTCACCATGCGAGTGATGACGCAAGACGGATCCGAACTCGGCTCTCCGTCCGTTGCGACCGCAGGCGAATGGCACCACGTTGTTTTGCCGATTGACCGTGTAAGCGCCGAAAGTTTTTCAGCATTTAACCAATTGCGTTTTGTTTGGAACCCCGGCGCTGACAATGGCGCAACAGGGAAATTTTATATTGATGATATTTACGGCGTCCGTCCCGGCAATACTCCCGGCGTCCGTGAAGAACTCGTCTACGGCTTCAACCAGGCGGATTCTGCCACTGGATACCCACAAGGCTGGACCATCCGCGCCGTGGACGCCGTCGACTTAATGATGGGCGACGCCATTGTCGACCCGTCGGAAGGTTCCGACTACATGGAATCCATCATGCCCGGCAACTGGAAACGCCCGGTTGAGTCCATCAACTCCGCGCCTGATTTTGACCAATGGGACAAGGTCGTTGACGTGTCCGTCGATGTTCGTATGAGCGCTGATTTTGCGGGAACCTGGCATAATTTTCAATTTGTGCTCGAATCCAGCAGCGGTGGATATGTTGCTTATGGAATTCGCGGCGTAACGAATAAAGATGATTGGCGCACTCTTGCTTGGGATGTCAATATGTCCCCGCACCTTGCCGCGTTAAACGATCCCAATGGTTGGATTCGCCTGAGTTTCATCACCCAGATGGACGCCTCTCCGTCCGGCAGCGTCTATATTGATAACCTGCGCTTTGGTCTCGCGACAACCTTTGTATTGGGCGAGCGCGCAATTTCTTCAAGTTCCTTCCAAGGCGGCGAATCCTTTGATGTTAATTTAACCGTCACGGCGGAAGGCGATGCACAAGATTATGAAATCATCGAAAACACGCCAGCGGGTTGGACAGTCAGTGACATCAGCGACGGTGGAACATTTGTCGGCGGCGCCATCAATTGGTCCGTAAATCTCGCCAATGGCTCCAAAACCTTTTCTTACAAAATCACCGCACCTCAAAGCGCCAATCAATCCGTCGCATTTTCCGGTACGGTCGGCGGAATCGCGACTCGCGGCGACGATTCGATTTTCTTCATTTCTCCCGCGTTGTGGGATTCCCGCGTCGAATGTCCATTCACGTCAAATGATATCGTTTTAGACGGCCTGATTGGCTCTGATGAATACGCTGGCGCCATGTCTTATAACTTTAACCATGACACCGCTGACGGTAATGTCGCGCCAGGCGTACATATATCTGGCAACGAATACTCCGCAGACGAGCAGAACGTAACCTTCTATCTCTTGCATGACAACGACGCCATTTATGTTGCGTGTGATATTACTGATTCAAACTTGGCGTTTTTTGAAAATGAGACAGACGCTTGGCAGAATGACAGCATTGAAGTCTTCCTTGACGGAAATCTGTCACGCTCAACGCCCCGCGATACGCCATTTGGCATTCAATGCACCGTTACCGGAGATGGACACTTGCCTGGAGGCGATAGCGCTCCGGCTGCTGTTGAAGGAGATGGGTTCTTTAATTCATCGAACGGCAGCCTGTGGAATTACGGCGCCCGCGTTCGCGATGACGGTACGGGGTATGTTGTTGAATATCAACTCAACAAAGAAGCCGTCATGGCGCCGTCAGACCGTGATATTGTTGGTTTTGAAATTCTGATGAATGACAGCGAAGTTGGCGGCGGCGCCCGTACGGGTAAATGGGGGTTCCATTCGACAAATGAAGCGGGAACTGTCTTTGAAGCGTACAATGATGAAGCCGGTTGGGCATTAATGCAACTGCTGCCGAATGATTCTCCTGTAGCCGAGTGGGGACTCTATTAA